A region of Bombyx mori chromosome 13, ASM3026992v2 DNA encodes the following proteins:
- the LOC101737637 gene encoding uncharacterized protein LOC101737637: MCGEMGKAVLRALTGALLCGVVSDAAYLQRYEPYGLQFEQALIRKPLREHEKPQDLRNVPGTPGVDYPIYHSVPETRFSCEHVPIHPGMYANVETGCQAYHVCHDGREGHQGASFLCTNGTLFDQTKFACDWWYNVDCSQAIEHYKLNADPLKNPYVPKQKPEIHQEQPEEYNIPEEAYFRKY, encoded by the exons ATGTGCGGTGAAATGGGTAAGGCTGTCTTGAGGGCGTTGACTGGCGCGCTACTCTGCGGAGTCGTTTCTGACGCGGCCTATTTACAA AGATATGAGCCCTACGGCCTCCAATTCGAACAGGCTTTAATCAGGAAGCCCCTAAGAGAGCACGAGAAGCCACAGGACCTGCGCAACGTTCCCGGAACCCCTGGCGTGGACTACCCCATCTACCACTCCGTTCCGGAGACTCGATTCTCGTGTGAGCACGTGCCGATACACCCTGGAATGTACGCGAACGTTGAAACTGGATGTCAA GCCTACCACGTGTGCCACGACGGTCGCGAAGGTCACCAGGGCGCCTCGTTCCTCTGCACCAACGGAACTCTGTTCGACCAGACCAAGTTCGCCTGCGACTGGTGGTACAACGTGGATTGCTCACAGGCCATTGAACATTACAA ACTGAACGCTGATCCATTGAAAAATCCCTACGTGCCGAAACAGAAACCGGAAATCCACCAGGAACAACCGGAAGAGTACAATATCCCTGAAGAGGCATACTTCAGGAAATACTAA